In Woeseia oceani, one DNA window encodes the following:
- the paaX gene encoding phenylacetic acid degradation operon negative regulatory protein PaaX, with product MSLNAAARALVDEFRSRPVQRAGSLIITLYGDAIAPRGGTVWIGSLIRVLADFGISERLVRTSMYRLAKDGWLVADQIGRRSYYQLTDEGAERFHEATQRIYGEPRQSWSGEWCLVLTGAVPSEQRDAVRKELSWLGFGPVSVDVMARPAPDIEDLETMLVRLRVANEVVVMRARATESQRNDVLINFVRDSWNLADIEARYEVFSERFLPVLAAVRKARTIEPCIAFQIRTLLLQEYRKLLLRDPILPAELLPKHWHGLQAYQLCRDLYQRVHAAADEYLSATMETADSPLPPPMPEFYERFGGLDR from the coding sequence ATGTCGCTAAATGCCGCCGCACGTGCTCTCGTCGACGAGTTCCGTTCTCGCCCGGTGCAGCGCGCCGGCTCCCTCATCATCACATTGTACGGCGACGCCATAGCGCCGCGCGGTGGTACTGTCTGGATTGGCAGTTTGATTCGGGTGCTGGCCGACTTCGGGATCAGCGAACGCTTGGTGCGGACGTCTATGTACCGACTCGCGAAGGACGGCTGGCTGGTGGCGGATCAGATCGGTCGACGCAGTTACTACCAGCTGACGGACGAAGGTGCAGAGCGCTTTCACGAGGCCACGCAACGGATTTATGGTGAACCCCGGCAGAGTTGGTCGGGCGAGTGGTGTCTTGTGCTGACCGGAGCCGTGCCGTCGGAGCAGCGTGATGCTGTTCGAAAAGAATTGTCGTGGCTGGGCTTTGGCCCGGTATCGGTCGATGTTATGGCGCGCCCGGCACCGGATATTGAGGACCTGGAAACAATGCTTGTGCGGCTCCGTGTCGCCAATGAAGTCGTCGTCATGCGTGCGCGCGCGACTGAATCGCAACGCAACGACGTCCTTATTAATTTTGTGCGCGATAGCTGGAATCTCGCCGATATTGAAGCTCGATACGAGGTGTTTTCCGAGCGCTTCTTGCCCGTATTAGCCGCGGTGCGTAAAGCACGCACGATCGAACCGTGCATAGCATTTCAAATTCGAACGCTGTTGCTTCAGGAGTACCGCAAGTTACTTTTGCGAGACCCGATTTTGCCGGCTGAATTGCTACCCAAACATTGGCATGGCCTGCAGGCCTATCAGCTCTGCCGGGATTTGTACCAAAGAGTGCACGCTGCAGCAGATGAATACCTGAGCGCGACGATGGAAACGGCCGACAGCCCGCTACCGCCTCCTATGCCGGAGTTCTACGAACGCTTCGGTGGCCTGGACCGTTGA
- a CDS encoding COG4315 family predicted lipoprotein encodes MRVINLLAVALLVASTSSVSDANAATGTPSDYMYWQAADGAEKEGYIKEKMPPGFQVVITALDGPVYADEHGRTLYKWPLGALRNGSTGDRKDGPSACTDEKLRHSAGLMSPYPAGLLLPDADNRLSCAESWPPVLAAEGAEEVGKWTLAPRPDGSGQWAYDGYPLYTSHLDQKRGDVLGGSKIRSGGDGGVVREPVGPPPDVPSGFKVVSSTTGRLLVNDDEFSVYTWDGDEPNKSNCNQQCLMDWTPVPAPEIAVDQGEWTVVKQTTGFNQWAYRGKPLYTYNKDTRSRSFAGSDVPNWHNVYTQRAVLPPAEFTVQDAGFGGHVLADANGKTIYLYNCRDDSYAQLACDHPDSTQAYRLAICGNGDPALCLETFPYVEAAADARSASPLWTVLTIDPMTGHRPTAGQEGAMHVWAYRGRPVYTYRGDFEPGVTRGDGFGEFTGRRNGFKAFVLRDDFQGAAFRR; translated from the coding sequence ATGCGCGTGATTAATTTACTGGCCGTTGCTCTGCTTGTTGCGAGCACGTCATCTGTGTCTGACGCAAACGCGGCCACCGGCACGCCCAGCGACTACATGTATTGGCAAGCGGCGGACGGTGCCGAGAAAGAAGGCTACATCAAAGAGAAAATGCCGCCCGGTTTCCAGGTGGTTATTACGGCACTGGATGGCCCGGTATACGCGGATGAACACGGTCGGACACTGTACAAATGGCCGCTGGGAGCGCTGCGTAACGGCTCTACGGGTGACCGCAAAGACGGACCTTCTGCGTGCACGGATGAGAAGCTTCGCCACAGTGCCGGCTTGATGAGTCCGTACCCGGCCGGCCTGCTATTGCCGGATGCCGACAATCGGTTGAGTTGCGCAGAATCCTGGCCGCCCGTGCTGGCGGCAGAAGGTGCTGAAGAAGTCGGCAAGTGGACGCTGGCACCGAGACCCGATGGTTCCGGTCAGTGGGCCTATGATGGCTACCCATTGTATACCTCGCATCTTGATCAGAAACGTGGCGATGTTCTCGGTGGCTCGAAAATCAGGTCCGGCGGAGATGGTGGTGTGGTTCGTGAACCTGTAGGCCCGCCACCCGACGTACCATCCGGCTTTAAAGTAGTTTCCAGCACTACCGGTCGACTCCTGGTGAATGACGACGAATTTTCGGTATACACCTGGGATGGCGATGAACCCAACAAGTCGAATTGCAATCAGCAATGCTTGATGGACTGGACGCCAGTGCCGGCACCCGAGATTGCCGTCGATCAGGGGGAATGGACGGTAGTTAAGCAAACCACCGGCTTCAACCAGTGGGCTTATCGAGGGAAGCCGCTTTACACTTATAATAAGGACACCCGGAGCCGTAGCTTCGCTGGCAGCGATGTGCCAAATTGGCACAACGTTTACACGCAACGGGCCGTGCTGCCTCCTGCTGAATTCACCGTTCAGGATGCGGGCTTTGGCGGGCACGTCTTGGCCGACGCCAATGGCAAGACGATTTATCTCTACAACTGCCGTGATGATTCCTACGCGCAACTTGCTTGCGATCATCCCGATTCGACCCAGGCTTACCGCCTGGCAATCTGCGGTAACGGTGATCCGGCGCTTTGCCTGGAAACGTTCCCGTACGTCGAAGCCGCGGCAGATGCCAGGAGTGCGAGCCCCCTCTGGACCGTTCTGACTATCGACCCGATGACCGGGCATCGCCCCACCGCAGGGCAAGAAGGCGCAATGCACGTCTGGGCCTACCGTGGCCGGCCGGTCTACACCTACCGTGGTGACTTTGAGCCAGGTGTTACCCGCGGTGATGGCTTTGGTGAATTCACTGGCCGACGAAACGGCTTCAAAGCCTTTGTTTTGCGAGACGATTTTCAGGGTGCTGCGTTCCGCCGATGA
- a CDS encoding DUF1552 domain-containing protein, whose product MSRWDRRRVLKGMMSGGAVTVTLPFLDYFLNDNGTALASGKPMPVRFGTWGYGLGGTSDIFVPKKVGANYDLPEEISSWAPVRDHINMFTNGNAFPDSSPNRNHYTGWVVSRTGVAPEADGVPTETIDVTVAKQIGSATRFNSLTATATADARDTYSYLNATTPNSPEWSPLQFYTRLFGPDFQDPNAPTFKPDPRVIARRSILSSVMEQSRSMLQTVGAADRARIDQYFTGLRQLEKQFEHRLTKPEPIEACVAPDEAPVNPLMDKSADAVKLRHQMMTELMVMAIACDQTRVFNMTYSAAFSSIIKPGYPKPHHTCTHEEPVDGELGYQPHASWFTRRAMESWADFVQAFTKVQEGDGTLLDNVLILGTTDVGYARTHAIDDMAVFLAGRAGGRAKSGLHVDLKGGSVSQVGYTALRLLGIDTPSWGTLSNKSTDVIGEIVV is encoded by the coding sequence ATGAGTAGATGGGACAGGCGTCGTGTACTAAAAGGTATGATGAGCGGTGGGGCGGTGACAGTCACACTTCCCTTCCTCGATTACTTCTTGAATGACAACGGAACTGCGCTCGCCTCCGGAAAACCCATGCCTGTCCGCTTCGGAACCTGGGGTTATGGTCTTGGCGGTACATCGGATATCTTCGTACCGAAAAAAGTTGGTGCGAACTACGACTTGCCTGAAGAGATATCTTCCTGGGCACCTGTCCGTGATCACATCAACATGTTTACGAACGGCAACGCGTTTCCGGACTCATCGCCAAACCGCAACCACTACACGGGCTGGGTAGTATCGCGAACCGGTGTCGCACCCGAAGCGGATGGCGTCCCGACTGAGACCATCGACGTAACCGTCGCCAAACAGATTGGCAGTGCGACGCGCTTCAATTCGTTAACCGCTACGGCGACCGCCGATGCGCGCGACACCTACAGTTACCTGAATGCGACGACGCCAAACTCTCCGGAGTGGTCGCCGCTGCAGTTCTACACCCGTTTGTTCGGGCCGGATTTCCAGGATCCGAATGCGCCTACCTTTAAGCCCGATCCGCGGGTGATTGCTCGCCGCAGTATCTTGTCGAGTGTCATGGAGCAATCGCGCTCAATGTTGCAGACAGTCGGTGCAGCCGACCGCGCCCGTATCGATCAATACTTTACTGGCTTGCGCCAGCTAGAGAAGCAGTTCGAGCACCGTCTCACCAAACCCGAACCGATTGAAGCCTGTGTTGCACCGGACGAAGCACCGGTTAATCCGCTCATGGACAAGTCAGCGGATGCCGTCAAGCTGCGCCATCAAATGATGACCGAACTGATGGTCATGGCCATTGCTTGCGATCAGACACGCGTGTTCAACATGACGTATTCGGCGGCATTTTCCTCGATCATCAAGCCCGGCTATCCGAAGCCGCACCACACCTGCACGCACGAAGAGCCAGTGGACGGTGAACTTGGTTATCAGCCACATGCGTCCTGGTTCACGCGTCGTGCTATGGAGTCATGGGCTGATTTCGTCCAGGCGTTCACCAAAGTACAGGAAGGTGATGGCACGTTGCTGGATAACGTCCTGATACTGGGTACGACGGACGTCGGTTATGCACGAACCCATGCAATCGATGACATGGCTGTGTTCCTGGCAGGCCGCGCAGGTGGCAGAGCCAAGAGCGGTTTGCACGTTGATTTGAAGGGCGGCTCGGTGAGCCAGGTGGGTTACACAGCGTTGAGACTCTTGGGTATAGACACGCCTTCGTGGGGCACTCTCAGCAACAAGTCCACTGATGTTATTGGTGAGATTGTAGTCTGA
- a CDS encoding DUF1592 domain-containing protein, which yields MSLVTERSTPRIKRHFVNAIRGGTMGLLALYALVGCSTPEPESSGTYAITSLVTAEQYRNSLGYVFGPGVDLSVEFSPVARLEGLLANSAAIAGVSSAQLQEIQGVAASVASQVVDATNRNYLIPCKPELLDGPDDACATQFLTKTGRLLFRRELTDDEVAMYVEQAGATATQLEDFYAGLEIALEGMLISPEGLFVVETAEPDPENPGKLRLDAYSLASRLSFFLWNAGPDDKLLAAAESGELMTDKGLEATVDRMLASPRLVDGMRAFFDDMFAFEEVKTLAKDATIYPQFTGVTAEDAREETLRTVTDHLLVKKGDYRDLFTTRSTFMSPALAIVYRVPAQPGWAPYTFPEDSPRAGLLTQVSFLSLHAHPGRSSVTLRGQALRELFLCQTVPEPPPGIDFSVVANPDSHYPTQRERVAAHLETPSCAGCHRITDPIGLSLEQFDGAGGYRLTENGATIDASGGLDGVDFDGAVGLGYALRDNPELPRCLVQRVYSYGTGGPPAIDARPVLDYFDQSFAEQGYKLPELLRAVALSDAFARIKEGPSEAPAEDGAITTASASTD from the coding sequence ATGAGTTTGGTTACAGAACGATCAACCCCGAGGATCAAGCGACATTTTGTCAACGCGATTCGCGGCGGCACTATGGGTCTGCTGGCCTTGTACGCACTTGTTGGCTGTTCGACGCCAGAGCCCGAGAGTTCGGGTACATACGCAATTACCAGTCTCGTTACCGCGGAACAGTACCGCAATTCCCTGGGCTATGTTTTTGGACCTGGCGTTGACCTGAGTGTGGAATTTTCTCCCGTAGCTCGCCTGGAAGGGTTGCTTGCGAACAGTGCGGCCATCGCCGGCGTCAGTAGTGCGCAGTTGCAGGAAATTCAAGGTGTTGCTGCCAGTGTGGCCAGCCAGGTGGTGGATGCTACCAACCGCAATTATCTGATTCCTTGCAAGCCCGAGCTATTGGATGGCCCGGATGACGCGTGTGCAACACAGTTTCTGACGAAGACAGGCCGTTTGTTGTTCCGCCGCGAACTGACTGACGACGAAGTCGCAATGTACGTAGAGCAAGCAGGCGCCACGGCTACGCAGCTGGAAGACTTTTATGCGGGCCTCGAAATCGCCCTCGAAGGCATGCTGATCAGCCCGGAAGGATTGTTTGTCGTCGAAACGGCTGAGCCCGATCCTGAGAATCCCGGCAAACTTCGTCTGGACGCTTATTCGCTGGCTTCACGGCTGAGCTTTTTCCTCTGGAACGCCGGCCCGGATGACAAATTGCTGGCGGCGGCTGAAAGTGGTGAGCTGATGACCGACAAGGGTCTTGAGGCCACCGTTGACCGCATGTTGGCAAGTCCGCGGCTAGTTGACGGTATGCGCGCCTTTTTCGACGACATGTTCGCGTTCGAAGAAGTGAAGACTCTTGCCAAGGATGCCACCATCTACCCGCAGTTCACCGGCGTTACGGCCGAGGACGCGCGGGAAGAAACGCTGCGTACCGTGACTGATCACCTGCTTGTGAAGAAAGGTGACTATCGCGACTTGTTTACAACGCGCTCTACATTCATGTCACCTGCTCTGGCAATTGTTTACCGGGTGCCGGCTCAGCCTGGTTGGGCTCCGTACACTTTCCCGGAAGACAGTCCGCGTGCGGGTCTGCTCACGCAAGTCAGTTTCCTGTCATTGCACGCGCATCCCGGACGCAGTTCAGTAACGCTGCGAGGCCAGGCATTGCGCGAGTTGTTCTTGTGTCAGACAGTGCCGGAGCCGCCACCGGGAATCGACTTCTCTGTAGTGGCCAATCCAGATTCGCATTACCCGACACAGCGTGAGCGTGTGGCCGCGCATCTCGAGACCCCGTCTTGTGCTGGCTGCCACAGGATCACCGACCCGATTGGTCTGTCGCTGGAGCAGTTCGATGGAGCAGGCGGCTACCGTCTCACTGAGAACGGCGCAACGATCGACGCAAGTGGTGGTTTGGACGGCGTCGACTTTGATGGCGCAGTCGGCTTGGGTTACGCGTTGCGTGACAATCCGGAACTGCCGCGATGCCTTGTGCAACGTGTCTATAGCTACGGTACCGGAGGGCCGCCCGCGATTGATGCTCGCCCGGTTCTGGACTACTTCGATCAGAGTTTTGCAGAGCAGGGCTATAAATTGCCTGAGTTGCTGCGGGCGGTCGCACTCAGCGATGCCTTCGCGCGGATCAAAGAGGGCCCCAGTGAAGCTCCGGCTGAAGATGGTGCCATTACAACAGCCAGCGCGAGCACCGATTGA
- a CDS encoding Nramp family divalent metal transporter, whose amino-acid sequence MQASKNVDRGNFWQAFGPGILFAGAAIGTSHLVQSTRAGAVFGLGLLGIIIFANFIKYPAFRFGPQYAAATGKSLVEGYFQMGRWVLVLYLLGEIAVMAIIIAATATVTAAILMANVGVSADIRYTSIGLIVFGVFVLSFGGYKLLDRLTKIFVAILTVATVIAAIISLPSVEWKFGQILFPLSDLQTLGFVIALMGFMPSALDLAVMQSLWSVAKQKASGVRPSLKHAMTDFNIGYFASAVLAICFLIMGAGVMHSTGETPAPGAAAFAEQVINLYTTNLGRGTGAIVGISAMLVMFTTLIAVLDGFPRLLATCLALLKRAPGDTELNIEKSTLLRGSTLFLVIAASLALLFLMSSFQTFVDFVTITAFVVSPITAVLNHLAMFSPSVPAEYRPNALLRNWSLLGIVALSGLALMFVYVRFF is encoded by the coding sequence ATGCAAGCGAGCAAAAACGTCGATCGAGGAAATTTCTGGCAGGCATTCGGACCGGGAATTTTGTTCGCCGGGGCCGCAATCGGTACCTCACATCTCGTGCAATCAACACGCGCCGGAGCGGTGTTCGGGCTGGGCCTGCTGGGGATCATCATATTCGCGAATTTCATCAAATACCCCGCGTTCCGTTTCGGACCGCAGTACGCGGCCGCCACTGGAAAATCACTGGTCGAAGGCTATTTCCAGATGGGCCGCTGGGTCCTGGTGCTTTACCTGCTTGGTGAAATTGCCGTGATGGCGATCATCATTGCTGCTACCGCAACGGTTACCGCTGCAATCCTGATGGCCAATGTCGGCGTCAGCGCCGACATCCGCTACACGAGTATCGGACTCATAGTCTTTGGCGTTTTCGTCCTCAGTTTCGGTGGCTACAAACTGCTCGATCGACTGACGAAAATCTTCGTTGCCATCCTTACCGTTGCCACAGTCATTGCCGCGATAATTTCTTTACCGAGCGTTGAATGGAAGTTCGGCCAAATTCTGTTTCCCTTGTCGGACCTGCAGACGCTGGGCTTCGTGATTGCCCTGATGGGATTCATGCCATCGGCGCTGGATTTGGCTGTCATGCAATCTCTGTGGTCGGTAGCCAAACAGAAGGCCAGCGGTGTAAGGCCTTCATTGAAGCACGCAATGACCGACTTCAACATCGGCTATTTCGCATCCGCGGTGCTGGCGATCTGCTTTCTCATCATGGGTGCGGGTGTGATGCACTCGACCGGCGAAACTCCGGCGCCCGGTGCGGCCGCATTCGCCGAACAGGTCATTAATCTGTACACAACCAACCTCGGTCGAGGCACTGGCGCAATCGTCGGTATTTCGGCGATGCTCGTAATGTTTACCACGTTGATCGCGGTACTCGACGGTTTCCCACGACTGCTGGCGACGTGTTTGGCGTTGCTGAAACGTGCCCCGGGCGACACGGAACTCAATATTGAGAAATCAACGCTGTTGCGTGGCAGCACACTGTTCCTCGTGATTGCCGCATCGTTGGCCTTGCTGTTCCTGATGAGTTCGTTCCAGACTTTCGTTGATTTCGTCACCATTACGGCGTTTGTGGTTAGCCCGATTACAGCAGTACTCAATCACCTGGCCATGTTCTCACCAAGCGTACCGGCGGAATATCGACCGAACGCATTGCTCCGAAACTGGAGCCTGCTCGGCATCGTCGCTCTTTCCGGACTTGCGCTGATGTTTGTCTACGTGCGTTTCTTCTAA
- a CDS encoding GNAT family N-acetyltransferase, with amino-acid sequence MIRTETDLQECRRLWSIFSPQQDAWDDWDLMYAFHDQDKHRLNFLVHQSDDETPNGLIPLVYDTGLNRYMLMGGSYPDGRILWLRYEDFPEFFGQFPERTVLFDLKQSWVSGLLQLHPEFDSYFAEPDLRYYLAPPDFGFDFDKHLDTLPADKKPKFLYDLRNIRKREPTLQWSEKDEAELFIDLVNRNFGAESDYANPEDALEVRRVVHELESSGRLRTMTIEIDGVRQAVSLSLLHNNKMVALYASSNNDYNNLGKLLNVETINEACRLRVDEISFMVGMQWKANWKMTSEPCNTFRKPVAPWSAE; translated from the coding sequence GTGATCCGCACTGAAACTGACCTGCAGGAATGCCGCAGACTCTGGTCGATATTTTCACCGCAGCAGGATGCGTGGGATGACTGGGACCTGATGTACGCGTTCCACGACCAGGACAAGCATCGTTTGAACTTCCTTGTTCATCAGTCCGACGACGAGACGCCCAACGGATTGATCCCACTCGTTTACGACACCGGCCTGAACCGTTACATGCTGATGGGTGGCAGCTACCCTGATGGCCGGATTCTGTGGCTGAGGTATGAGGATTTTCCAGAGTTCTTCGGGCAGTTCCCTGAACGAACGGTCTTGTTCGACCTCAAGCAAAGCTGGGTCAGCGGACTGTTGCAACTCCACCCGGAGTTCGACTCGTATTTCGCCGAACCCGACCTGCGGTATTACCTCGCGCCGCCTGACTTCGGGTTTGACTTCGACAAACACCTGGACACGTTGCCAGCCGACAAGAAGCCGAAATTTCTTTACGATCTTCGCAACATACGCAAGCGCGAACCAACACTGCAGTGGAGTGAAAAGGACGAAGCGGAACTGTTTATCGACCTGGTAAACCGCAACTTCGGCGCTGAGTCCGATTACGCCAACCCGGAAGACGCTCTTGAAGTTCGCCGGGTGGTGCACGAACTCGAGAGTAGCGGTCGACTCAGGACGATGACCATCGAAATCGATGGTGTCAGGCAAGCCGTTTCGTTGTCTTTGCTGCACAACAACAAGATGGTCGCGCTCTACGCTTCCAGCAACAACGACTACAACAACCTCGGCAAGCTGCTCAACGTCGAAACAATCAATGAAGCCTGCCGACTGCGCGTCGACGAGATCAGTTTTATGGTTGGCATGCAGTGGAAGGCTAACTGGAAGATGACCAGTGAACCTTGCAACACCTTTCGCAAACCGGTAGCCCCATGGTCTGCAGAATAG
- a CDS encoding flavin-dependent oxidoreductase produces MAVLIAGGGIAGLTLGLTLHQIGVPFRIYERSARLAPLGVGINLQPNAVRELYDLGLKPMLERVGIRTREYGFFSKSGREIWVEQRGKWAGYHWPQYSIHRGKLQMALLDELIARAGPECVVPGHRAIAFSNKESAAELTLESGDRIQSVEGELVIGADGIHSAIRAQMYPDEGEPIWNGALLWRGTTIAKPFRTGASMALAGHDDQRIVLYPISAADAKTGLATINWIAELRVDPAQAWRKEDWNRPADLAEFLPAFEHWQFDWLDVPALIRGVDKVYEYPMVDRDPVDRWTDGRVTLMGDAAHPTYPVGSNGASQAIVDARVIGAEFLAHGVNADALLAYEQRIRPHTRNVILANRGSGPDRIMQIVEDRCGGDFEHIEQVITNEELTAHAAAYKSIAGFAVDALNASPPTIEMNQLE; encoded by the coding sequence GTGGCTGTATTAATTGCCGGCGGAGGTATTGCGGGGCTGACCCTGGGCCTCACACTGCATCAGATTGGCGTGCCATTTCGCATTTACGAACGTAGCGCACGTTTGGCACCGCTCGGCGTTGGCATTAATTTGCAGCCTAACGCCGTGCGTGAACTGTACGACCTGGGCTTGAAACCAATGCTTGAGCGCGTCGGTATACGTACTCGCGAATACGGTTTTTTCTCAAAGTCCGGACGCGAAATCTGGGTAGAGCAACGGGGCAAATGGGCCGGTTACCATTGGCCGCAGTACTCCATTCACCGCGGAAAATTGCAGATGGCACTGCTCGATGAGTTGATTGCGAGAGCAGGACCGGAGTGCGTCGTGCCGGGGCACCGGGCAATCGCATTCAGCAACAAGGAGTCTGCAGCGGAACTCACACTCGAATCGGGCGATCGCATCCAAAGCGTGGAAGGCGAGTTGGTCATCGGTGCCGACGGCATCCACTCGGCCATCCGTGCGCAGATGTACCCGGACGAAGGCGAGCCCATCTGGAACGGAGCACTGCTATGGCGCGGCACTACGATAGCCAAGCCGTTTCGCACTGGCGCATCAATGGCACTTGCGGGTCACGACGACCAACGCATAGTGCTGTATCCCATCAGTGCAGCGGATGCAAAAACCGGTCTGGCCACCATCAACTGGATTGCTGAGCTTCGCGTCGACCCGGCCCAGGCATGGCGCAAGGAAGACTGGAATCGCCCGGCCGATCTGGCCGAGTTCCTGCCAGCATTCGAGCATTGGCAGTTCGATTGGCTGGATGTACCCGCACTCATACGCGGCGTGGACAAAGTGTACGAATACCCGATGGTAGACCGCGATCCGGTGGACCGCTGGACCGACGGCCGCGTGACCCTGATGGGCGACGCGGCCCATCCCACCTACCCGGTTGGTTCCAACGGTGCCAGCCAGGCCATTGTTGATGCCCGGGTCATTGGTGCCGAGTTTCTCGCCCACGGAGTTAACGCCGATGCGTTACTCGCTTACGAACAGAGAATCCGGCCGCACACACGAAACGTCATACTGGCCAATCGCGGCAGTGGTCCCGATAGAATCATGCAAATAGTGGAGGATCGCTGTGGTGGTGACTTCGAACATATCGAACAGGTCATTACTAACGAGGAACTGACCGCGCACGCCGCTGCGTACAAATCCATAGCGGGCTTCGCTGTTGACGCGTTGAACGCGAGCCCGCCGACGATCGAAATGAACCAGCTTGAATAG